Proteins encoded within one genomic window of Besnoitia besnoiti strain Bb-Ger1 chromosome II, whole genome shotgun sequence:
- a CDS encoding EF hand domain-containing protein (encoded by transcript BESB_037720) has translation MVFSPSGLQPASREDLAGRFLALGRTTGHDSIGAAVRGVPGADEKRRASLRRGIPSQTPDREAEDQRTFSGTGGRGLSRTQKATPSNTEQKAAGGLRKKASGVGKGNAALTKQLLNDINAGGDRDPLQERHHKQFIRDCVECFTFHDVDNDGFVPTEELPWMLRNLGQFWTIEDLKGLDTKLRHQGISQLDVTQFIDLVAEEQDRRKLNVGKLAEAFHVMDRLNKNNVALTDLRHYMKIFGERMSDDDWKTLLKITIDVKEGYKAVAIKQPAFLEMFAKSVEDSI, from the coding sequence ATGgtcttctcgccgtccgGTCTACAGCCGGCTTCCAGAGAGGATCTAGCCGGACGTTTTCTAGCGCTCGGCAGGACTACAGGCCACGATAGCATAGGCGCCGCCGTGCGCGGCGTTCCGGGTGCGGACGAGAAACGGCGTGCAAGTCTGCGTCGCGGGATCCCTTCGCAGACGCCCGACAGGGAAGCCGAGGATCAACGCACTTTCTCGGGCACCGGGGGTAGAGGCCTAAGCAGGAcccagaaggcgacgccgtcaAACACAGagcagaaggcagcaggTGGTCTTCGGAAAAAGGCATCTGGCGTCGGCAAAGGGAATGCGGCGCTGACGAAGCAGCTGTTAAACGACATTAACGCCGGAGGGGATCGCGATCCACTTCAGGAACGACACCACAAGCAATTTATTCGCGACTGCGTCGAGTGCTTTACTTTCCACGATGTTGATAATGATGGATTCGTTCCCACCGAGGAACTTCCCTGGATGCTACGCAACCTAGGTCAATTCTGGACCATTGAGGATCTCAAAGGCCTGGACACGAAGCTTAGGCACCAAGGGATTTCGCAGCTCGATGTCACTCAGTTCATTGACCTTGTTGCCGAAGAGCAGGACCGAAGAAAGCTGAACGTCGGCAAGCTCGCGGAAGCGTTTCATGTGATGGACAGGTTAAACAAGAACAATGTGGCACTGACCGATCTGAGACATTACATGAAGATTTTCGGGGAACGCATGAGTGATGACGACTGGAAGACACTGCTGAAAATTACAATCGACGTCAAGGAAGGATACAAGGCTGTTGCAATCAAACAGCCAGCTTTCCTGGAAATGTTTGCTAAGTCCGTGGAAGATAGCATTTGA
- a CDS encoding hypothetical protein (encoded by transcript BESB_037730), giving the protein MRHTVVFIIPRCWVFFGILFFPCMKHGETLPEASLPYQRKKINSPPRNWSEWPGFRVSTTSPPYGDGDLELDEATAGLGVMPELSSVSSPPTASLPASAPFLPFRKLPLGHGEDRQDMSVNFDRDKQLRLQVPGVVQESASTGEVTGAGTIHVGSLPHPSVLQEKLRGIRRIISGSLPSRLHLVPLHSQQMGYTISFHANNPSFAERRSAGEPSVADGEARVAHGPAPGPSSSGTSPSAGATIPLSTVVSERGKAALANAAVRVAAAQMYIPAAAQLSAALDAALPAFSSFTVDISWPFPRTAKLTRGAILGSGSAAVVVAALEEGHQEVALRLLQVKGQARTSTLLGTYADEARATILKIVHLLGPANTQHALACGLAFPLYSGIIGTVGGGPAPQWALEDDTAPQFYTFVVAYPRATCSLADVLLSVRLPFSSIQSIIKQMILSVANLHSMGIVHGDIKPDNFLVTGAGDILLTDFDGAVKTQDGKGCNYLGTAKFRDLSTTEAVYRRASQGGNIDCSEERDTWALGISLYFVVCGEPPFNLLWVPVLKVRDTLRAAANNNESVSFTRCRHSGEKGFTDIKMALSAFLRHEPSARVLPKNAVRTWPMFQQP; this is encoded by the coding sequence ATGAGGCATACCGTGGTCTTCATCATCCCCCGTTGTTGGGTCTTTTTCGGGATATTGTTTTTTCCCTGCATGAAACATGGAGAAACCCTACCTGAAGCATCACTTCCTTATCAACGAAAGAAAATCAATTCCCCCCCTAGGAACTGGAGCGAATGGCCAGGGTTTCGGGTCTCTACCACGTCGCCGCCCTACGGCGATGGTGACTTGGAACTCGACGAGGCTACTGCGGGGTTAGGTGTCATGCCAGAGCTGTCCAGCGTCTCCTCACCGCCGACAGCAAGTTTGCCTGCCTCCGCACCCTTTCTCCCGTTCAGGAAATTGCCTCTGGGGCATGGCGAGGATCGCCAGGATATGTCAGTGAATTTCGACAGAGACAAGCAGCTTCGCCTGCAGGTTCCGGGCGTTGTTCAGGAATCAGCCTCTACAGGAGAGGTGACGGGGGCGGGAACGATTCATGTCGGCAGTTTGCCTCATCCAAGTGTTCTGCAGGAGAAGCTTCGCGGAATTCGGCGAATCATCTCGGGTTCCCTGCCGTCGAGATTGCATCTGGTACCACTGCATAGTCAGCAGATGGGATATACGATTTCTTTTCACGCAAACAACCCGTCTTTTGCCGAGCGGCGTAGTGCGGGCGAGCCTTCGGTGGCTGACGGGGAAGCCAGAGTTGCGCACGGACCGGCACCTGGACCCAGTTCGAGTGGGACATCACCAAGCGCGGGTGCGACGATTCCTCTTTCTACGGTTGTGTCAGAGAGGGGCAAAGCCGCATTAGCCAACGCCGCCGTCCGGGTCGCCGCGGCACAAATGTATATaccagcggctgcgcagctctcgGCAGCCCTCGATGCGGCTCTGCCTGCTTTTTCCAGCTTCACTGTAGATATTTCGTGGCCATTTCCCCGCACAGCTAAACTTACGCGGGGCGCCATCCTCGGTTCCGGCTCTGCCGCGGTCGTCGTTGCAGCATTGGAAGAAGGCCATCAGGAAGTAGCGCTGAGGTTGCTCCAAGTAAAGGGACAGGCTCGAACATCAACTCTGCTCGGAACGTATGCTGATGAAGCCCGCGCGACTATACTAAAGATTGTTCATCTGCTGGGTCCAGCGAACACGCAGCATGCGCTGGCTTGTGGTCTCGCCTTCCCTCTGTACAGCGGAATCATTGGAACGGTCGGCGGGGGTCCCGCGCCTCAGTGGGCGCTCGAAGATGACACGGCGCCGCAGTTCTACACATTCGTGGTGGCGTACCCGCGAGCTACATGCTCTCTCGCAGATGTCCTCCTCTCAGTGCGGCTTCCGTTCTCTAGCATCCAGTCAATCATCAAGCAGATGATATTGTCTGTGGCAAACCTCCACAGCATGGGCATCGTCCACGGAGACATCAAGCCTGACAACTTCCTAGTCACAGGAGCCGGTGACATCCTTCTAACCGATTTTGACGGTGCAGTGAAGACCCAAGACGGCAAGGGGTGTAATTACCTGGGAACGGCAAAATTCAGGGATCTTTCAACAACAGAGGCTGTTTATCGGCGCGCCAGTCAAGGCGGTAACATTGACTGCAGTGAGGAAAGGGACACGTGGGCACTCGGGATTTCCCTGTACTTTGTAGTATGTGGAGAGCCGCCATTTAATCTCCTCTGGGTTCCCGTTCTCAAAGTGAGGGACACgctccgcgcggcagctAATAATAACGAGTCTGTGTCGTTTACAAGATGTAGGCACAGCGGTGAGAAGGGCTTCACGGATATAAAGATGGCATTGTCGGCGTTTCTCAGGCATGAACCCTCAGCGCGTGTCCTTCCAAAGAATGCAGTGCGGACATGGCCTATGTTCCAGCAGCCCTAA